One Deltaproteobacteria bacterium genomic window carries:
- a CDS encoding DUF3786 domain-containing protein — translation MAKSEVFDRIYLEYLERISSIDFRSIKERLGLSLEKGHLIIPFYGAPYRVSPEGITDDQGKRPSHEISVVLCKYLLMCPEKEPSEAGWITYVTYKEFKDAAPFVEGFTNNVEKAISRNFSGKLSLLKDACDAIGGLPAELGVSYDLCVRFEALPKVPVLLLFNDEDEEFPAQSSLLFERRAERYLDMECLAITGMVLARWLIKHLERTEHESHIEG, via the coding sequence ATGGCAAAAAGCGAGGTTTTTGATCGGATCTATCTGGAATACCTGGAAAGAATTTCCTCTATCGACTTTCGCTCCATTAAGGAGAGGCTTGGCTTGAGTCTCGAGAAGGGGCACCTGATAATCCCCTTTTATGGTGCACCTTATCGGGTATCCCCAGAAGGCATTACCGATGACCAGGGGAAAAGACCCAGCCATGAAATAAGTGTAGTATTATGTAAGTATCTACTGATGTGTCCGGAAAAGGAGCCCTCGGAGGCGGGGTGGATCACATATGTCACATATAAAGAGTTTAAGGACGCCGCCCCTTTTGTGGAAGGCTTTACTAATAATGTGGAAAAGGCGATCAGTCGGAATTTTTCCGGCAAGCTTTCGTTGTTAAAAGATGCCTGTGATGCAATAGGCGGCCTGCCAGCAGAGCTTGGGGTTTCCTATGATCTTTGCGTAAGGTTTGAGGCGCTTCCTAAAGTACCTGTTTTGCTTTTATTCAATGATGAGGATGAAGAGTTTCCAGCTCAGAGTTCTTTGCTTTTTGAAAGGAGGGCGGAAAGGTATCTCGACATGGAGTGCCTTGCTATCACAGGGATGGTCCTTGCAAGATGGTTGATAAAGCATCTAGAAAGGACAGAGCACGAAAGCCATATAGAGGGGTAA